The Astyanax mexicanus isolate ESR-SI-001 unplaced genomic scaffold, AstMex3_surface scaffold_32, whole genome shotgun sequence genome has a segment encoding these proteins:
- the LOC111192074 gene encoding uncharacterized protein LOC111192074 has translation MSEPSFKFIAEMVQKILAYLDPPNKMLQSEDMDLLTAIQLISSAITCLENICTETEFQAIQAQSDSVTTRPSKRRCSENSAFADYVVEEIRTRVDRNDETELRRIYYSCIDSVCEEMKNRFGKHNCDLMEALSALDPVHATFLDVNKVKPLLDLTKTPAVDSEFEVARNFLVTQMKESSPPDGKKWTMKQILKQFQKPLEAMPTVFTAFKHGLTFGASTASCENSFSTLKNVFTEHRQTMLHQRKANLIQLAFEKDLTQKFRNEWKDSVLRRFHTLHKRRLPLY, from the exons ATGTCTGAACCCAGCTTTAAATTCATTGCTGAGATGGTGCAAAAGATCCTTGCATATCTTGATCCCCCAAACAAGATGTTGCAGTCTGAAGACATGGATCTGCTTAcag CTATCCAGCTAATCAGCAGTGCAATCACCTGTCTTGAGAATATCTGCACTGAGACAGAATTCCAGGCAATCCAAGCACAGAGTGACAGTGTCACAACAAGGCCATCAAAGAGAAGATGCTCAGAAAACTCTGCCTTTGCCGACTATGTTGTTGAGGAAATCAGGACACGTGTCGATCGTAATGATGAAACAGAACTACGCAGGATTTATTATAGTTGCATTGACTCAGTATGTGAGGAAATGAAAAATCGCTTTGGGAAACATAATTGTGACCTGATGGAGGCACTCAGTGCCCTGGATCCTGTGCATGCCACCTTCTTGGATGTCAACAAGGTGAAGCCCTTACTTGACCTCACCAAGACACCTGCTGTGGACTCCGAATTCGAGGTGGCCCGCAACTTCCTTGTGACACAAATGAAAGAGTCTTCTCCACCAGATGGGAAGAAGTGGACAATGAAACAG ATTTTGAAACAGTTCCAGAAGCCATTGGAAGCAATGCCTACTGTCTTTACAGCCTTTAAACATGGCCTGACGTTTGGAGCCAGCACTGCATCTTGTGAAAATTCGTTTTCCACTCTTAAAAATGTCTTCACGGAGCATCGCCAAACTATGCTTCATCAACGCAAGGCCAATCTGATCCAGTTGGCATTTGAGAAGGACTTGACTCAGAAATTTAGGAATGAATGGAAGGACAGTGTCTTAAGAAGGTTTCACACACTACACAAACGCCGTCTGCCACTCTACTAA